Proteins from a genomic interval of Sphingobacterium sp. SYP-B4668:
- a CDS encoding helix-turn-helix transcriptional regulator codes for MDNNLPDNEKSLWILKTKGALPLSRLAQEMGVTNEGARFHLLKLANEGLVECTAEAKGRGRPQQIWSLTGKGHSRFPDCHAELTVHLIRTIRDTLGDKALQKIVKANGVEVFERYTNELVGTRELEEKIGILTAIRKREGYMAEYKKEDDGSYLLVENHCPICAAASECQGFCESELNIFRTLLGAQVHVERLSHIVSGARRCAYAIKAVSE; via the coding sequence ATGGATAATAATCTGCCGGATAATGAAAAATCACTTTGGATTCTCAAGACCAAGGGAGCTCTTCCTTTATCTCGATTAGCGCAAGAAATGGGCGTAACGAATGAGGGAGCCCGGTTTCATCTTTTAAAATTGGCAAATGAAGGGCTAGTGGAGTGCACCGCAGAAGCTAAGGGACGTGGGCGCCCCCAGCAAATATGGTCATTGACCGGTAAAGGGCATTCGAGATTTCCAGACTGCCATGCAGAGTTGACCGTACATCTGATTCGTACCATTCGTGATACCTTGGGGGATAAGGCATTGCAAAAAATCGTGAAAGCGAATGGTGTGGAAGTTTTCGAACGTTACACTAATGAACTAGTGGGGACGAGGGAGCTGGAAGAAAAGATTGGGATACTCACGGCTATCAGAAAGAGAGAAGGGTATATGGCGGAGTATAAAAAAGAAGACGATGGTAGCTATCTGCTTGTGGAGAATCATTGTCCTATTTGTGCAGCAGCTTCCGAATGCCAGGGGTTTTGTGAGAGTGAACTCAATATTTTTCGTACACTTCTTGGCGCTCAGGTGCATGTGGAAAGGCTGAGTCATATCGTGTCTGGAGCACGCCGATGTGCATATGCAATAAAAGCGGTTTCAGAATAG
- a CDS encoding superoxide dismutase, with product MAYQLAVLPYSYDALEPFIDKATMEIHHDRHHQAYVDNLNKAITDTDAESLKLVTLLENISNYPASIRNNAGGHYNHDLFWKILSATPEKTPTGTLQDALIATWGSLDAFKNQFEQLALTRFGSGWVWLYVKYNGSLAICSTPNQDNPIMDINSTDRGFPILGLDVWEHAYYLQYQNKRAAYISSFWEVLDWKAVESNYHVHQRK from the coding sequence ATGGCTTATCAATTAGCAGTATTGCCCTACTCATATGATGCACTCGAACCCTTCATAGACAAGGCTACCATGGAAATCCATCACGACAGACATCATCAAGCATATGTCGACAATCTCAACAAAGCTATTACTGATACGGATGCCGAAAGTCTAAAACTAGTAACTTTATTGGAAAATATCAGCAATTACCCTGCCTCCATTCGCAACAATGCTGGTGGACACTACAACCACGACTTGTTTTGGAAAATTCTTTCAGCAACACCCGAAAAAACACCCACCGGCACACTTCAAGATGCTCTTATCGCCACATGGGGTTCACTAGATGCGTTCAAGAATCAATTTGAACAATTGGCATTGACGCGCTTTGGTTCAGGTTGGGTATGGTTGTATGTCAAATACAATGGAAGTCTAGCAATCTGTTCTACCCCCAATCAGGATAACCCTATTATGGATATCAATAGTACCGATCGCGGATTTCCAATTTTAGGATTAGATGTATGGGAACACGCTTATTATTTGCAATATCAGAATAAACGTGCTGCATATATCAGCTCTTTTTGGGAAGTATTGGATTGGAAAGCAGTAGAATCCAATTATCATGTACATCAAAGAAAGTAA
- a CDS encoding DUF2480 family protein, whose product MNDFIVNKVQLSGIIGLDLQDYAPTDTFIDIDLKDMLYKGLMLREKEFKEALSKFDTFSFRDKMVSIYCSSEAIVPQWAYMLITQKLSPYSISIQFGDPKSHYENIWIQNIRKQDFGYLSGKKVSIKNDIQVPENIFIVITQKLLPIVSTLLYGEVGMPKVIYKN is encoded by the coding sequence ATGAACGATTTCATTGTTAATAAGGTTCAATTATCAGGGATTATAGGATTAGACCTTCAGGACTATGCCCCCACAGATACCTTTATAGATATTGATTTAAAAGATATGCTTTATAAGGGACTTATGCTTAGAGAAAAGGAATTCAAAGAAGCTTTGAGCAAATTTGATACGTTCTCATTTCGAGACAAAATGGTATCTATATATTGCTCCTCAGAAGCCATCGTCCCACAGTGGGCGTATATGCTAATCACACAGAAGTTATCACCCTATAGCATAAGCATACAATTTGGCGACCCCAAATCACATTACGAGAATATCTGGATCCAAAATATTAGAAAACAGGACTTCGGCTACTTAAGCGGTAAAAAAGTAAGTATCAAAAATGACATTCAAGTACCCGAAAACATATTTATTGTCATCACGCAAAAACTGTTACCAATAGTATCTACTCTTCTATATGGAGAAGTAGGTATGCCCAAAGTCATCTACAAAAATTAG
- a CDS encoding NADPH-dependent FMN reductase, whose translation MNVLIFNGALERRPNSTSSKITQFLQQKIQEHDAHSTVFNLAGSAIPLFDFTLSKTPIAVEVMAQQFREADAHIWLTPLYHGSMTGVMKNCLDWLEISAKEPIPYLQDKMIGMVSWADGGHALQAINALDIVAKSLRAWPLPFSVPIAKSLLFETDNSDRISMVYQQKLGMLVDMVTFKKIGRQEISFQ comes from the coding sequence ATGAATGTACTAATCTTTAATGGAGCTCTGGAACGCCGTCCCAACTCTACTTCAAGCAAAATAACTCAGTTTCTACAACAAAAAATACAGGAACATGATGCCCATTCAACCGTATTCAATCTGGCAGGATCTGCCATACCTCTATTTGATTTTACGCTTTCTAAAACCCCCATTGCTGTAGAGGTAATGGCCCAACAGTTTAGAGAAGCCGATGCACACATCTGGTTGACACCTTTGTATCATGGCAGCATGACAGGAGTAATGAAAAACTGTTTGGATTGGCTAGAAATTTCAGCAAAGGAACCCATTCCTTATTTACAGGACAAAATGATTGGCATGGTGTCTTGGGCTGATGGTGGACATGCTTTGCAAGCTATCAATGCGCTGGATATCGTAGCAAAATCACTTCGTGCATGGCCACTCCCCTTCAGTGTCCCGATTGCAAAATCTCTACTCTTTGAAACAGACAATTCAGATCGAATATCAATGGTATATCAGCAAAAACTAGGGATGCTGGTCGATATGGTGACCTTTAAGAAAATAGGAAGGCAGGAGATAAGTTTTCAGTAG
- a CDS encoding acyl carrier protein: MKRILMWMLTVIGILVLGCWAYLSYRESDSKHGLVHAQSHAVIEVSIDGMLGAIARNAMLNPGTYYKGRRSIESDSAGLGIAQSGWDFPANVFLFSLEEMPHRFFSVQSIGNSKQFTQYIKQRFSKSNDTLIQGQKLQYGLSEDSRFAVLFDEQQFVLSLGVDQKLHWEIMANWLAGNEKALVEVSSLSLDGFKNGKSDITYLNMVDQTRLAVTFRNGRIDFEGDVISPSIIGVRDATARQLDTTSVLYGWLNADLRPLFKGYSETLLKYDVNADSLAKYYGGYVDVQWKSDLVKQIDTIVTYDLDENFEMTEKMERREVEVPHLNLVVKASPHIAGYLPEKMFYKFKKSVSGDLIALNTGPQMIMEDKRAASPYYGYLYAKLDKALPILMPNREGIDWEKFQVLEIGMSRGVQGESVITGKCILRDATIHALYQLL, translated from the coding sequence ATGAAAAGGATTTTAATGTGGATGTTGACCGTGATTGGCATTTTAGTGTTGGGCTGTTGGGCGTATTTAAGCTATCGGGAGTCGGATTCAAAACATGGATTGGTACATGCTCAAAGCCATGCCGTGATTGAAGTATCAATAGATGGTATGCTTGGTGCTATTGCTCGAAATGCAATGTTGAATCCTGGAACCTATTATAAGGGACGGCGCTCAATTGAATCGGATAGTGCTGGGTTAGGCATTGCCCAGTCCGGATGGGATTTTCCAGCGAATGTTTTCCTTTTTTCCTTGGAAGAGATGCCTCATCGTTTTTTTAGTGTTCAGTCGATTGGAAATTCCAAACAGTTTACCCAATATATTAAGCAACGGTTTTCCAAAAGCAATGATACCCTAATCCAAGGACAAAAGCTTCAATACGGTTTATCCGAGGATAGCAGATTTGCAGTTTTGTTCGATGAGCAGCAATTTGTTCTTTCTTTGGGAGTAGACCAGAAGTTACATTGGGAGATAATGGCAAATTGGTTGGCAGGTAATGAAAAAGCATTGGTAGAAGTGTCGTCGCTATCGTTGGACGGCTTTAAAAATGGAAAATCCGACATTACCTATCTCAATATGGTGGATCAAACCCGATTAGCCGTGACATTCCGCAATGGGCGAATCGACTTCGAAGGTGACGTAATCTCTCCATCTATTATAGGAGTCCGAGATGCGACTGCAAGACAATTGGACACGACTTCGGTGCTGTACGGTTGGTTGAACGCAGATCTCAGACCTTTGTTTAAAGGTTATAGCGAAACATTGCTTAAGTACGATGTCAATGCTGATTCGCTTGCAAAATATTACGGTGGATATGTTGATGTCCAATGGAAAAGTGATTTGGTGAAACAGATTGATACCATAGTGACTTACGATTTGGACGAAAACTTTGAAATGACCGAAAAAATGGAACGTCGGGAAGTTGAGGTGCCTCACCTCAATTTAGTTGTTAAGGCGTCGCCTCATATAGCAGGTTATCTACCTGAAAAGATGTTCTATAAGTTCAAAAAAAGTGTAAGCGGAGATTTGATAGCTCTGAATACCGGACCACAAATGATAATGGAGGATAAAAGGGCAGCATCACCATATTATGGTTATCTCTATGCAAAATTGGATAAGGCGTTACCGATATTGATGCCCAACAGGGAAGGAATAGACTGGGAAAAATTTCAAGTATTAGAAATAGGGATGAGTCGAGGAGTACAAGGAGAGTCTGTGATAACAGGGAAGTGTATACTACGCGATGCTACTATTCATGCATTGTACCAATTGCTCTAG
- a CDS encoding N-formylglutamate amidohydrolase, with translation MDIHYLLEEKGGPVWALAIHDGHDIADELVPLINLSEVERLREEDPFTGMLTDIGTNRLVVKTSRFQVDLNRALQDAIYLHPEQAWGLKVWKHLPSKAIIERIQHSYRYIQRLISLLIEDTIHRYGYFIVYDIHSYNSKREGPNEIIDTALNPQINIGTIHNSSIWHPVIDAFKQFISSKQFAGRNIDIRENVKFSGGYLSKWINSKYGAHGCVLSIEFRKDFMDEWSGVPNPQAIELFRQLLASSLQHTNLNQSVIYGV, from the coding sequence ATGGATATACACTATTTACTAGAAGAAAAAGGAGGCCCCGTCTGGGCATTGGCTATTCACGATGGGCATGATATTGCAGATGAGCTTGTTCCGTTAATAAATCTCTCCGAAGTAGAAAGATTAAGAGAAGAAGATCCTTTTACAGGTATGTTGACCGATATAGGCACAAACAGGTTGGTGGTAAAAACATCTCGATTTCAAGTCGATCTGAATAGAGCCTTGCAGGATGCCATCTATCTTCACCCCGAGCAAGCTTGGGGGCTTAAAGTGTGGAAACATCTACCTTCCAAAGCTATAATCGAACGCATCCAGCACAGCTATCGCTATATTCAACGCCTGATATCTCTACTCATAGAAGATACCATCCACCGATACGGATATTTTATTGTCTACGACATACACAGCTACAACAGTAAGCGCGAAGGTCCAAATGAGATTATCGACACCGCACTTAATCCACAAATCAATATCGGCACCATCCACAACAGCTCGATATGGCATCCCGTCATTGACGCATTTAAGCAGTTTATTTCCAGCAAGCAATTCGCTGGTAGGAATATTGATATCCGGGAGAACGTGAAGTTTTCAGGGGGATACCTTTCTAAATGGATCAATAGCAAATACGGCGCCCATGGATGCGTACTTTCCATAGAGTTTAGAAAGGATTTCATGGATGAATGGAGCGGCGTGCCCAATCCTCAGGCTATTGAATTGTTTCGCCAATTATTAGCATCCTCTTTACAACACACAAATTTAAATCAGTCCGTTATATATGGAGTATAG
- a CDS encoding flavohemoglobin expression-modulating QEGLA motif protein, with product MEYSKEIAKAITSIKQKEPAHIQFSKDSKLVLKRITPLLLVYRIPTLGKDQMLSALAKSEACYLVGKESELDFTKIVSPIVRQLIDEYGACQLIELWQEDDMETDVAIHIAQKTALAIADKFIKDLKSNDLQLPLSIALKKDSKLPKPFDAKPLVNPLMDEFKQLLYMGIAIKPQYIELKTGKPYPLILRSYRDTFTRSLRKSFLEFVRLHTSLKVSQFRMLSTTELQPLVWEIDKSLASESQRFDFLLLVSPLNTQEAWLQFKKDKFLKTPKFRYRPMPIDPELVKRNLYNLRIEDLDDPTIAYLFRDKRKELDAMMTMLIDRGNEGFMHGSLQVFGNVNDHLLETAKAILIVYENNQQRSPHNNEFLNATEFAKLAKDELHYLRQQLPSLETGVRIREDISGIMVNRGVLNISKHYEIERSRAVALIQHEVGTHIVTYFNGKSQPFKLFSLGVPGYEQLQEGLAVFAEYMVGELTRDRLRIIAARVIAVHHMLAGHKFPDTFFLLVDQYSFNEETAFHITTRVYRGGGLTKDALYLKGLLGIIQYIREGRDLASLLIGKIREDYIPIVEELTLRGLILPPVLRPRYLSEPYLHSIDQIKKGGNIFNLSNS from the coding sequence ATGGAGTATAGCAAAGAAATAGCCAAAGCCATCACCTCCATAAAACAGAAGGAGCCAGCTCATATTCAATTTTCCAAAGACAGCAAATTAGTCCTCAAACGCATTACACCGTTGCTATTGGTTTATCGCATTCCTACCTTGGGTAAAGATCAGATGCTATCTGCCCTTGCCAAGTCCGAAGCTTGTTATCTAGTTGGCAAAGAATCTGAATTGGATTTTACCAAGATCGTTTCACCGATAGTACGTCAACTGATTGATGAATACGGTGCTTGTCAATTAATCGAACTGTGGCAAGAAGATGATATGGAAACAGATGTTGCCATCCATATAGCTCAAAAAACAGCATTGGCTATTGCAGACAAATTTATCAAGGACTTAAAATCCAACGACCTTCAACTTCCACTCAGCATAGCACTCAAAAAGGATTCGAAACTTCCAAAACCATTCGATGCCAAGCCTCTGGTTAATCCATTGATGGATGAGTTCAAACAGCTACTCTATATGGGAATCGCTATCAAACCACAGTACATTGAGCTAAAGACTGGTAAACCCTATCCCCTTATCCTAAGAAGTTACCGCGATACGTTCACACGAAGTCTTCGCAAAAGCTTTTTGGAGTTTGTACGCCTGCACACCTCATTAAAGGTCTCTCAATTCAGAATGCTGAGCACGACCGAACTGCAACCCTTGGTCTGGGAGATAGACAAAAGCTTAGCTTCAGAAAGTCAGCGATTTGATTTCCTACTGTTGGTAAGCCCCCTCAATACCCAAGAAGCTTGGTTACAGTTTAAAAAAGATAAATTTCTCAAAACCCCCAAATTTAGATACAGACCTATGCCAATAGATCCGGAGTTAGTCAAACGAAATCTATACAATCTACGCATAGAGGATCTAGACGATCCCACAATAGCGTATCTCTTCAGGGACAAACGAAAGGAACTAGATGCGATGATGACAATGCTGATTGATAGAGGAAATGAAGGTTTTATGCATGGCAGCCTACAAGTATTTGGCAATGTCAATGACCACCTTTTGGAGACTGCAAAGGCTATCCTAATCGTCTATGAAAACAACCAGCAACGATCACCACATAACAATGAATTTTTAAACGCAACCGAATTTGCTAAACTCGCAAAAGACGAGCTTCACTATTTAAGACAACAACTTCCTTCACTAGAGACCGGTGTACGAATCCGTGAAGATATATCAGGCATAATGGTCAATCGCGGAGTGCTCAATATCAGCAAACACTACGAAATCGAACGGTCTAGAGCCGTTGCTCTCATCCAACATGAGGTGGGCACACATATCGTCACCTATTTCAACGGCAAATCTCAACCTTTCAAACTCTTCAGCCTCGGTGTTCCCGGATATGAGCAACTGCAAGAAGGGCTCGCAGTATTTGCTGAATACATGGTCGGCGAACTTACCCGTGATCGACTTCGTATCATAGCAGCTAGGGTTATTGCCGTACACCATATGCTAGCCGGACATAAATTTCCAGACACATTCTTTCTATTGGTCGATCAATATAGTTTCAACGAAGAGACAGCATTCCACATCACTACCCGTGTATATCGAGGTGGTGGGCTCACCAAAGATGCCCTCTACCTCAAGGGATTATTGGGCATTATACAATATATTCGAGAGGGACGCGATCTAGCCTCTCTCCTTATCGGCAAAATCAGAGAAGACTATATCCCTATTGTAGAAGAATTGACACTCCGAGGACTCATACTTCCACCCGTACTTCGGCCGCGTTACCTATCTGAGCCTTATCTGCACAGCATTGATCAGATAAAAAAAGGAGGCAACATTTTCAATCTTTCAAATTCTTAA
- a CDS encoding glutathione synthase, protein MNIAFIINQTHKEAASFTTTLLALRALQRGHSIYYIGLADFVYLDETKVAAHARAVHHLDTIDDTQQLLDVLRDTPKKRILVQEFDIMWLRFDPVLDMIGRPWAASMGLQFAEMAQKLGVQVLNDPRALVDAENKLYLENFPEEIRPRTIVTRSYDDVKQFLEQQGQQIILKPLKGSGGKNVFLVNQHEIKNLKQIVEVICRDGYLIAQEYLPAAQQGDIRFFLLNGRPIVVDGKYASVNRVQPSGEIRSNIHQGAKAQAAIITPEILQLVEKVALKLKNDGMYFVGLDIVGDKIMEINVFSPGALPQASELNGVDYTTAILEDLERLGK, encoded by the coding sequence ATGAACATCGCATTTATTATCAATCAGACACACAAAGAAGCTGCTAGCTTTACAACTACATTATTGGCCTTGCGAGCGCTGCAACGCGGTCACTCCATTTACTATATTGGACTGGCTGATTTTGTCTATCTTGATGAGACCAAGGTCGCCGCACATGCACGTGCAGTTCATCACCTCGACACAATTGATGACACACAGCAGCTACTCGATGTACTACGTGATACACCAAAGAAAAGAATACTGGTGCAGGAATTTGATATCATGTGGTTGCGATTTGACCCCGTACTCGATATGATCGGGCGTCCTTGGGCAGCTTCAATGGGTTTACAGTTTGCCGAAATGGCACAAAAATTAGGAGTACAAGTACTGAATGACCCGCGCGCACTCGTAGATGCCGAAAACAAATTATACCTAGAGAATTTTCCAGAAGAGATTCGTCCCCGTACCATCGTAACCCGAAGCTATGATGATGTTAAGCAATTTTTGGAACAGCAAGGTCAACAAATTATCCTTAAGCCACTTAAGGGTTCGGGCGGTAAAAATGTCTTCTTAGTAAATCAACACGAAATCAAAAACCTCAAACAAATTGTAGAGGTGATATGCCGAGATGGCTACCTTATTGCCCAAGAATATCTCCCTGCCGCTCAACAAGGAGATATTCGTTTCTTCCTTCTCAATGGTCGGCCAATTGTAGTAGATGGAAAATATGCTAGTGTCAATCGCGTACAACCCTCAGGAGAAATCCGCAGCAACATCCACCAAGGTGCTAAAGCCCAAGCAGCCATCATTACACCCGAAATTCTACAGCTTGTGGAAAAGGTAGCTCTCAAATTAAAAAACGATGGCATGTATTTCGTGGGTCTAGATATTGTTGGAGATAAGATAATGGAAATCAACGTATTTAGTCCTGGAGCCCTTCCACAAGCATCAGAGCTGAATGGTGTTGACTATACGACCGCGATTTTGGAGGACCTCGAAAGATTAGGCAAATAG
- a CDS encoding LuxR C-terminal-related transcriptional regulator: MKEKGVSSIVVKLIYYIFFISIFLSNANASQVEGEIAGLEFQLFDKNENLYYSESSDHRFFWLKGQFSLDQLGQSLVMQIPSPHLQDMELYVYREGKLISISDANKDSEGKSFVRYNQFQFDTDSTQFYIKSKNSMFEGLEIIVAPKDTFYQQESTKLLRIGLYYGLGLMSIIFNLVFFLIFKDRRFIAYSLLQVGVFVEFFYEDGMFHYLSSGRLVLENLLVYMVPFTATLACVFAYYFLDLKHAFKSYWKYIAPVIALAFIGLILFLIFEWGGFVALINISSLSAASIAIGIAVRQFKKDVYARFLVLTFGVIVLFGVGFVLNQNFNQAWLSFFDMDTFRLVSAFEIISISFAIIFKARSLQAENEQYRLEINRYLYQLKELTTTQPKEVKPTDPDRNIIETLKSNYQLTERETDVLLGIWEGLSNQSLADKLFISLNTVKYHVSNLYLKLEVKNRTQAVKIKDKIAL; this comes from the coding sequence ATGAAAGAAAAGGGCGTATCTTCAATTGTTGTTAAACTGATATATTACATCTTTTTTATTTCGATTTTTTTATCAAATGCAAATGCAAGCCAAGTCGAGGGGGAGATTGCAGGATTGGAGTTCCAGTTGTTTGATAAAAATGAAAACCTATACTATTCGGAATCTTCTGACCATCGTTTTTTCTGGTTGAAAGGACAATTTTCGTTGGATCAGCTAGGGCAATCATTGGTGATGCAGATCCCCTCTCCACATTTGCAAGATATGGAGCTATATGTGTACCGAGAGGGAAAGCTTATCTCTATTTCTGATGCAAATAAAGATTCCGAAGGAAAGTCATTTGTGCGGTATAACCAATTTCAGTTTGATACCGACAGTACCCAATTTTATATAAAAAGCAAAAATTCAATGTTTGAGGGACTGGAGATTATCGTGGCCCCCAAGGATACGTTCTATCAACAGGAAAGTACCAAATTACTCCGGATAGGACTTTATTATGGGCTTGGTCTGATGTCTATCATCTTTAATTTAGTTTTTTTTCTGATTTTCAAAGACCGACGTTTTATTGCCTATAGCTTGCTTCAGGTGGGCGTTTTTGTCGAATTTTTCTACGAGGACGGCATGTTCCACTATTTGTCTTCAGGAAGGTTGGTCTTAGAAAATCTATTAGTGTACATGGTTCCTTTCACGGCCACTTTAGCTTGTGTATTTGCTTATTATTTCTTGGATCTGAAGCATGCTTTCAAGAGCTATTGGAAATACATTGCGCCTGTAATAGCTCTTGCTTTTATAGGTCTCATATTGTTCTTGATATTTGAGTGGGGAGGATTTGTAGCGCTGATCAATATTTCAAGTTTAAGTGCAGCGTCTATCGCTATTGGAATTGCTGTTAGGCAATTTAAGAAAGATGTTTATGCTCGATTTTTGGTTCTTACATTTGGGGTTATCGTTCTCTTTGGCGTTGGGTTTGTCCTTAATCAAAATTTTAACCAAGCATGGTTGTCTTTTTTTGATATGGATACTTTTAGATTGGTTAGTGCATTTGAAATCATTAGTATTAGCTTTGCTATTATTTTTAAAGCGCGGTCGTTGCAAGCTGAAAATGAGCAGTATAGATTGGAGATTAATCGCTATCTATACCAACTCAAAGAATTGACCACCACCCAACCTAAAGAAGTGAAACCGACTGATCCTGACCGTAACATTATCGAAACGTTGAAATCAAATTATCAACTTACGGAAAGGGAGACAGATGTACTTCTTGGCATATGGGAGGGATTGTCCAACCAAAGCCTGGCAGATAAACTCTTCATATCTCTGAATACGGTAAAATATCATGTCAGTAATCTATATCTCAAATTAGAAGTGAAGAACCGAACCCAAGCGGTCAAGATTAAAGATAAAATAGCTTTATAG